A stretch of Haloprofundus halophilus DNA encodes these proteins:
- a CDS encoding mandelate racemase/muconate lactonizing enzyme family protein encodes MRGVRVEPFSLRLRKPLGTANGEIRERRGFLVGVETDDGVRGVGEATPLPGWTESYVECRARLEELQDAADRGYEFDAATLGPAARHAVNLARMDVEARAREVALHDWLAEQFGTRRGGAARPATVPVNATVGDGALDETVSAAEIAVEGGFDCLKLKVGARPFEADEKRLRAVRDAVGDDVVLRADANGAWDRGTAERAVDLLADLDFSYVEQPLPAADLDGHAGLRGRGVGVALDETLYDSSVSLPLNIRDYADVLVLKPMALGGPGPTLSLARYLRRCDVEPVVTTTVDAAVARAAAVHVAAALPGVSPCGLATGDLLAEDLADDPVPVIDGESSVPEGPGIAGVTFDSLLRY; translated from the coding sequence ATGCGGGGTGTGAGAGTCGAACCGTTCTCGCTTCGTCTCCGGAAGCCGCTCGGCACGGCGAACGGCGAGATACGAGAACGCCGCGGTTTCCTCGTCGGCGTCGAGACCGACGACGGCGTCCGGGGCGTCGGCGAGGCGACGCCGCTCCCGGGGTGGACCGAGTCGTACGTCGAGTGTCGCGCCCGGTTGGAGGAGTTGCAGGACGCCGCAGACAGGGGCTACGAGTTCGACGCCGCGACGCTCGGACCGGCGGCCCGTCACGCGGTGAACCTCGCGCGGATGGACGTCGAGGCTCGCGCACGGGAGGTGGCACTGCACGACTGGCTCGCCGAGCAGTTCGGGACGCGGCGCGGCGGAGCCGCTCGACCGGCGACCGTCCCGGTCAACGCCACCGTCGGCGACGGGGCGCTCGACGAAACCGTCTCCGCGGCCGAAATCGCGGTGGAAGGCGGCTTCGACTGTCTCAAACTGAAAGTCGGCGCGCGACCGTTCGAGGCCGACGAGAAGCGGCTTCGAGCGGTGCGCGACGCCGTCGGCGACGACGTCGTTCTCAGAGCCGACGCCAACGGCGCGTGGGACCGCGGGACGGCCGAGCGGGCGGTCGACCTGCTCGCCGACCTCGACTTCTCGTACGTCGAACAACCGCTCCCCGCCGCCGACCTCGACGGGCACGCGGGGTTGAGAGGTCGCGGCGTCGGCGTCGCCCTCGACGAGACGCTGTACGACTCGTCCGTGTCGCTGCCGCTGAACATCCGCGACTACGCCGACGTGCTGGTTCTGAAACCGATGGCGCTGGGCGGCCCGGGACCGACGCTGTCGCTGGCGCGGTATCTCCGCCGATGCGACGTCGAACCGGTCGTCACGACCACCGTCGACGCCGCCGTCGCGCGCGCCGCCGCCGTCCACGTCGCCGCCGCGCTCCCCGGGGTTTCGCCGTGCGGTCTCGCTACCGGCGACCTGCTCGCCGAGGACCTCGCCGACGACCCGGTTCCGGTGATAGACGGGGAGAGTTCGGTCCCCGAGGGACCGGGTATCGCGGGCGTAACGTTCGACTCTCTGTTGCGATACTGA
- a CDS encoding 1,4-dihydroxy-2-naphthoate polyprenyltransferase, with translation MSTQNISRRKAWVIAARPQTLPAAAAPVVVGVGLAFHDSVFAFWPAVAALVGAALIQIGTNFANDYYDAMQGADTEAREGFTRVTAGGLIDPEEVKRAMYLTFAAAILLGTYLVYVGGVPILVIGLLSVASGIAYTGGPYPLGYHGLGDVFVFVFFGLVAVTGTYYVQAASILADPLAVGVPAGTVPLEVILASLPVAAISTNILVVNNVRDREEDATTGKRTLAVRYGYGFARAEYVAMFALAYAVPAYFWLAADYAWTVLLPFFTLPLAIRLTRIVVTETKGEKLNPALERTGKLLAAYAVLFAAGVAVGSVM, from the coding sequence ATGAGTACGCAGAACATCTCGCGCCGGAAGGCGTGGGTCATCGCGGCGCGGCCGCAGACGCTCCCGGCCGCCGCCGCGCCGGTCGTCGTCGGCGTCGGACTCGCGTTCCACGACTCTGTCTTCGCCTTCTGGCCCGCCGTCGCCGCGCTCGTCGGCGCGGCGCTCATCCAGATCGGGACGAACTTCGCCAACGACTACTACGACGCGATGCAGGGCGCGGACACCGAAGCGCGCGAGGGCTTTACTCGGGTAACCGCGGGCGGTCTCATCGACCCCGAGGAGGTGAAGCGGGCGATGTATCTCACCTTCGCCGCCGCCATCCTGCTGGGCACGTACCTCGTCTACGTCGGCGGCGTCCCCATCCTCGTCATCGGTCTCCTCTCGGTCGCCAGCGGCATCGCCTACACCGGCGGCCCGTACCCGCTCGGCTACCACGGGTTGGGCGACGTGTTCGTCTTCGTCTTCTTCGGCCTCGTCGCGGTCACGGGCACCTACTACGTCCAGGCCGCCTCGATTCTCGCCGACCCCCTCGCGGTGGGCGTTCCGGCCGGAACCGTTCCCCTCGAAGTGATTCTCGCCTCGCTGCCCGTCGCGGCCATCTCGACGAACATCCTCGTCGTCAACAACGTCCGAGACAGGGAGGAAGACGCGACGACGGGCAAGCGGACGCTCGCGGTCCGCTACGGGTACGGCTTCGCGCGGGCGGAGTACGTCGCCATGTTCGCGCTGGCCTACGCCGTTCCCGCCTACTTCTGGTTGGCGGCGGACTACGCGTGGACGGTGCTCCTGCCGTTTTTCACGCTGCCGCTCGCGATTCGGCTGACCCGCATCGTCGTCACCGAGACGAAAGGCGAGAAACTGAACCCCGCGCTCGAACGGACCGGGAAACTGCTGGCGGCGTACGCGGTGTTGTTCGCCGCCGGGGTGGCCGTCGGGTCTGTGATGTGA